Part of the Heptranchias perlo isolate sHepPer1 chromosome 20, sHepPer1.hap1, whole genome shotgun sequence genome is shown below.
ATTTGTTAAATATGCCAATACACATGggagatgatttttaaaaaatgtatcaaATTAAAATTCCAGGCCTCACTAAATTAACAAGTGCCTGCAAGTGATGCAGAACATATTACCTGAACAAAGAAAATGAAGTGCTTGAAGGAAGTATTGAGATGTGCCTCCTCCTGGAGCTGCATCACAGAGTCAAAATGCTGGTGGTAAATGTGAGCGTAGACCCTGAACAGCCGCTTCAGGATGGTCTTGGCAACAGACATGAAGTTTTTAGGAAAGGGTACTCCTGCAATAAAGGAAAATTATGATCAACAAAGCATTTGGAAAAAGTtaaagacacagatttaaaaggAACTGTGCATTTACATGTTTAAAAAAATGACAACACTCAAGTTCAGGTGGTATCAAAACTTAAACACAAATCTAGCAGCTGAGCTGAACAGGGAGAAGGTGCAACAAGACCACGAAAGAAGCTTCCCAGCTTCGACATCGAAAGACGCTTAACCAACTTCATTTGAATTTATCCTGCAGTTCTAGTTCTTGCATGGATCATTCACAACTTCAAACCCCTCCATTGAAATAAGGAGGCTTTCGCTGTagggaagcatttttttttaagaaggagGATTAAAAATGAAACCAAGTCCATTAAATGAAGCAGTTGCAGTCTCAACCAGGAGTTCACCGCAATTGGACGAGCTATTTCACTTTaaatggaggtgggggaggagacaTCGGCCTGAAACCTGGTAAACTGCGGCACAAGTGTTGGAGCAACACTGCAGTGCCACCAGACAAAATGAAAACTGTCTGTCACCCAAAACATACCCTCTTTTCTTGATCATTTTCCATTTGAACTGGAAAGCATGACGAAATAAAAGGTCTCACCTATTTTAGAAGGAAAGAGGGTCTCATCATCAAGCTGGTCCTGTACCCATGTCATCAGGTAATCAATGTACTTCGGAGCAGAACATTTGATTGGCTTTTTAATGTTTGTGCCATCAGCCCAATGGTACTCATATCTGCAAACAAATATCCTCAGTAGTAATATCGATGGATACAGATGGCAAGAAATCAAAGATTCTGCATAAATGCTGCAGTTGCAATGTCTATTCAACCAACATTTGAGATTATCACCAGGGCTCAtactttagaacataagaacattaaggCTAGCTAACAGTCAAGTCTTCTCTCGTCCATATcattcaacaattttatttgatgaCAATCTGAAAAAAAGAGCTGAAAACTGACAACACAACTGAACAAGGTAACCAAAGGATCAACTGGGAATTAATCATTGCTTCAAAATATTCATCTCATTTCTCAATTACTCCCTCTGCTTACCTCAGCTATTCCTCCCAACTTCGCTCTGTAGTcaggtcactttttttttaaaaaaagagatggaAGCATTGAAGGAAAAGCAAGAGAAAAAGATAGCTGAATTTGAATTGTTTTTGAAGTGGGTGCAGGTAGGATTTCGAACAAAATCATGTTCAAACTTTTACCATTTTTAACTAAACTGggcaaatatttttttattcattcatgggatgtgggtgttgctgccatccccgtaattgcccttgagaaggtggtggtgagccgccttcttgaaccgctgcagtccgtgtggtgaaggttctcccacagtgctgttcggtagggcgttccaggattttgaaccagcgaacgatgaaggaacggcgataaatttccaagtgtgtgacttggaagggaacgtgcaggtggtgttgttcccatgtgcctgctgcccttgtccttctaagtggtagaggtcgggggtttgggaggtgctgtcgaagaagccttggcgagttgctgcagtgcatcctgtggatggtacacactgcagccacagtgcgccggtggtgaagggagtgaatgtttagggtggtggatggggtgccgatcaagcagactgctttgtcctggatggtgtcgagctttttgatgtgttgttggagctgcactcatccaggcaagtgacttgtgccttgtcgatggtggaaaagctttggggattcaggaggtgaagCACTCGCTGCAgaagacccagcctctgacctgctcttgtagccacagtatttatatggctggtccagttatgtttctggacaatggtgacccccaggatgttaatagtgggggattcggcgatggtaatgccgttgaatgtcaacgggaggtggttagacactctctcttggagatggtcattgcctggcacttgtctggactTATACCTTTAAGTCCCTTTTTGATTTTTGAATTGAACTAAATTTCTTTGAATGTATTTCTTCCTGATTTTCGGCCCCCTCTACATCCAACAACTATGGCTGTGGATATGTACCCTAGTATGAGTTACAACCTCCAGACACAGGTGCAATGGGAAGAATATAGAGGGGGAATATGAAGTAAATACAAGGATCACAACTGCCATATCCAATTTTATGGAACCGAATTGCATCCATGCCTCACCCTGTAAACAATGGAAAAAAAGGGGAGAAAGCAAAGCAAGATAGAAGAAAGGAGCAAAGTTAGTGCAATCATGATTAAATGCCCCAAAATGTTTTTGGCTTCTTTGTAATTATGGCATTGCATTTACCAAATCAAACAGTCTATCTGCACAACTCTTCTCTTTCTACGAGCTCCAGTCAGAATGTAAGCCATGAGCCAAACATATGGCAAGAGCTAACACAATCAAGGCATAAAAAGAGACACTGCCTATCAACATCAGATCATAATTTGTTCCTAAACACCTTAGTCGCATTTCAATATAGTAAGTGGTTTGTGAGCAGACTCCACAGATAGTGTGTCAAATAATTTATTCGAAGTAGAAACGATTCACAGCTTTCTGAAGTGCTCACAAACTTAAAAGTCGCATCTCACCCAGTGCACAATATAAACTTTGCTCCAGTTTGAATTAACAGGACAGGAAGCTAGctaaaaataaatataaactaATTTTAAAGATCAGGGTGACCAAAATCTTTAGGTCCACACTGAGGAGCCCATAAAAATTTGATTGGAAGGGTTGAATATCCAATTATATTTTGTGCGCAAGACTCTCATCTCGAGGCCTCCATCACAACAGGTAGATTAACCAGCGTCGCCTAGATTTACTTATGTAGAAAGCAGTCCTTCGTCCTTTTTTGATCAACTTTGGTGGTGAAAAACAGCATTCACCTCCCCACTCAACATGCATTTAAGTGAATCAAACACTAATTCAAATAAAATATCTCATTGAGAAAGTTAGTCCCCCTCCTAATAGCTCAATGGAAACAACATATTAATTGACTCACTTTTAACACCCGTGATTTAATTACATTGTTCTTGTTCAAGTTCTCATCATCAGCCAATAGTTATCTCCTTTCATCCTCCCCCAGGGTTAAAGTTAGCGAGCAATGATGTGAGTGAGCGAAATTTAACTTCAACTAACACAATTGTTGAAGGCCTTGGTTACCAATGCTTCAAATGTAGGGTTTTTGAGGATACAAAGTGTACTTCAATcattctacttttttttttaaaaagcattgcaCTAAATTTCCAAACAACCCTCAATATTATAGGATGTCTCAGTTACAGTTACCCTGTTTCGAGATTCAGAATTACGACTCGAAGCAGACTGGATTTGTTCTATTCTCTTCCTCCTCCGAGATCACAGCAGCAGTGTAACAACCAACCATTTCTATTCTAGAGGGAATTTTCAATGCCCGAAATGtgttgtgtgtaggaatgttgaagTGACTGTACCTATTCAACTAAATTACTGTAGACCTTTTACTTAAAAGGGGAAGCAAagtttgtggaggtggagaaaggggaaagagaagAGCAGAATTTGTTCAAAGCACACCCTATTTAAAATTGAAAAAATATGCCCTTCAGTTCATATAAACTggctttaaaaagaaaagaaaaattacCCTCATGGAGATCCTCAAGTGTCAATCCCTCTCTGCTACGCTATTCCTGTAAAGTGACCACACAGAAACAAAATAGCAGGGACCATGACTTCAAGCTAGCTTGGCAGTCATGCAGGAGCATGTTTCCACCAGTACAGACTGGGAATGCAGACTGAAACAGTAGCAGAGATCCCTACAGTCGGGGAGCCACTGAGCAATTCAGGGTCGTCTGAACTGATGCACGTTGATGTTTCCGCATGTAGCAGTTATGTGATTAATTCTGACTACGTTGTGATGTTACTGGGGTTATCCAGCAGATGGAGACCATCCAGTCTGATCAGAAGATTTAGATTTTTGCAGAAACATCATAGTAAAATTCTCCGGGGGAGGGTGGGAAAGGAGGAACAAAGCAGCATGAAATTAAAAGCACTCCCCTGGTCCCTAGTATAGGTATTACAATTTCAATCTTGCCTCAGATGACGATGTGCATTTAATCTAAGTTCATTTCAGGCAGAAGATCAAAGTTTGTTTAGTAGCTAACATTATGAATATATTGTTTCTGAAGTTGTGCACATTTAAGACAAATGGACTACACCAGCAAACATGCCTATTTCACAACTGGATTTTTCAACTTCGATGTAAACTTCAAATCACCTTTTGGCACTTCATTCCTTTTTAgccatttttaattaaaaaggcAAGGCTGGGCTCGAGGGGCCTTTCATCTCAAGATACTCggaagcacttcatagccaaacTGATTACTTCTTGCACGTAGTTACTGTCCACCCTTCCATATCTAGCCATTTCTGTGAATTCCTAGCCTATAATGAACAGGAGACCTTTCCTACCTTGGGCCTGCTGACATAACAGGACAGCTTTGCTCCGTACAAAACTCTGTAATTGTTCCATATAGCATGTTGATTTGGTTGAAGAAGTCCACAGCTGAAAAGAAATAGCCAACATTAAAAGTTTATTTCTACTGTAATCGCAGGCCGTACTGTAGTTACGAGTGATGTACAGTTCAGTCCCTGTCCTA
Proteins encoded:
- the LOC137335811 gene encoding MOB kinase activator 1A, with amino-acid sequence MSFLFGNRNNRTFKPKKNIPEGSHQYELLKHAEATLGSGNLRQAVMLPEGEDLNEWIAVNTVDFFNQINMLYGTITEFCTEQSCPVMSAGPRYEYHWADGTNIKKPIKCSAPKYIDYLMTWVQDQLDDETLFPSKIGVPFPKNFMSVAKTILKRLFRVYAHIYHQHFDSVMQLQEEAHLNTSFKHFIFFVQEFNLIDRKELAPLQDLIEKLGSKDR